The following are encoded together in the Humulus lupulus chromosome 5, drHumLupu1.1, whole genome shotgun sequence genome:
- the LOC133778737 gene encoding pentatricopeptide repeat-containing protein At4g31850, chloroplastic isoform X3 produces the protein MGMELMAGVRASQPNCIFCQIATKSTSTTLLHSDDKIVAFQDIRPATFRSKARSKRMGLCGFVMKISKEGDELAKVKKKVVKSSEEVTRVLKSTSDPNSAFSYFMVVADLPYVVHTPETCNYMLEVLMTHKRVEDMAAIFDFMQKKKGFVRRLWRFTRE, from the exons ATGGGGATGGAGCTAATGGCGGGAGTAAGAGCTTCACAGCCAAACTGTATATTTTGCCAGATCGCCACCAAGTCCACCAGCACCACACTTCTCCATTCT GATGATAAAATCGTTGCCTTTCAGGACATCAGACCTGCGACTTTCAG GTCGAAAGCGAGGAGCAAACGAATGGGTCTATGTGGGTTTGTTATGAAAATCTCAAAGGAAGGGGATGAACTAGCCAAGGTAAAGAAGAAAGTTGTGAAGTCTTCCGAAGAGGTTACAAGGGTTCTTAAATCTACATCGGACCCAAATTCTGCATTTTCTTATTTTATGGTTGTTGCTGATTTACCTTATGTTGTTCACACCCCTGAAACCTGCAATTACATGCTTGAAGTCTTGATGACTCATAAGAGGGTGGAGGATATGGCTGCTATTTTCGATTTCATGCAGAAGAAAAAG GGTTTTGTAAGGAGGCTTTGGAGGTTTACAAGAGAATGA